From a region of the Calliphora vicina chromosome 4, idCalVici1.1, whole genome shotgun sequence genome:
- the LOC135957337 gene encoding small ribosomal subunit protein uS8A codes for MVRMNVLADALKCINNAEKRGKRQVLLRPCSKVIIKFLTVMMKHGYIGEFEIVDDHRSGKIVVNLTGRLNKCGVISPRFDVPINDIEKWTNNLLPSRQFGYVVLTTSGGIMDHEEARRKHLGGKILGFFF; via the coding sequence ATGGTGCGTATGAACGTATTGGCCGATGCCTTGAAATGCATTAACAACGCTGAAAAGCGTGGCAAGCGTCAGGTCCTCCTCCGCCCTTGCTCCAAAGTCATCATCAAGTTCTTGACTGTCATGATGAAACATGGTTACATTGGTGAATTCGAAATTGTCGATGACCATCGTTCTGGCAAGATTGTTGTCAACCTTACCGGTCGCTTGAACAAGTGCGGTGTCATCTCTCCCCGTTTCGATGTTCCCATCAATGATATTGAAAAGTGGACCAACAACTTGTTGCCATCTCGTCAATTCGGCTATGTTGTATTGACCACCTCCGGCGGCATCATGGATCACGAAGAAGCCAGAAGAAAACATTTGGGAGGAAAGATTTTGGGTTTCTTCTTCTAA
- the Prx2 gene encoding peroxiredoxin 2, with protein sequence MPKLQKPAPQFKGPAVVNGVFKDISLADYKGKYVVLFFYPLDFTFVCPTEIIAFSDRAAEFRNIGCEVIACSTDSQYTHLAWVNTPRKQGGLGEMDIPLLADKSMKIARDYDVLDEDSGIPFRGLFIIDKNQNLRQMTVNDLPVGRSVDETLRLVQAFQFTDEHGEVCPANWKPGQKTMVADPKKSKEYFAAAS encoded by the coding sequence atgcCCAAATTACAAAAGCCCGCTCCCCAATTCAAAGGCCCTGCCGTTGTAAACGGAGTATTTAAGGACATCTCCTTGGCTGATTACAAAGGCAAATATGTTGTGTTGTTCTTCTATCCCTTGGACTTCACCTTTGTTTGCCCCACTGAAATTATCGCTTTCTCCGATCGTGCTGCTGAATTCCGCAACATTGGCTGTGAAGTGATTGCCTGCTCAACTGACAGCCAATACACTCACTTGGCCTGGGTAAATACACCACGCAAACAAGGTGGTTTGGGAGAAATGGACATTCCATTGTTGGCCGACAAATCCATGAAAATCGCTCGTGACTACGATGTATTGGATGAAGATAGCGGTATTCCCTTCCGTGGTCTATTCATCATTGACAAAAACCAAAACTTGCGTCAAATGACCGTCAACGATTTACCCGTTGGACGTAGTGTTGATGAAACCCTTCGCTTAGTGCAGGCCTTTCAATTCACCGACGAGCACGGTGAAGTCTGCCCAGCCAACTGGAAGCCCGGACAAAAAACCATGGTCGCCGATCCCAAGAAATCTAAGGAATATTTTGCTGCCGCTTCATAA